The Chitinimonas arctica region GGGGTGCATGCCTTGCTACACGAGCTTGAGCAGGAGTTCCAGCGGGTACAGCGCGCCTTGCAGGCAGTCCAGACAGATGAGGGAGCCGGCGGCCAGAGCCATGCCGGCATGCCCCGCGATGGCGTTTGATTTGCTTGCCGGTAGGGAAGCTTGCAGCAGCTTCGTCAAGGAGAAGCCATGTCGCGCGCAATACCGATTTCCCTTTGCCTGGCGTGGGCGGTGACAGTACGGGCGAATGAAGGCGTGGATCTGTTCGATCTGGATTTGAAGACGCTGCTGGATGTTTCCATCAGTACCGCCTCGCGCGTTGCCGAGCCCCGCCGCAAGGTACCCGGAACGGTCTATATACTGACGCGTGCCGATATCCGGGCGCGCGGCTATCGGCATCTGGGCGAGCTGTTGCGCGATCTGCCGGGTGTGGATCGGCACCAGAACAGCAGCGGCAGTTTCTTCAACCGTTTTGGCCTGCGCGGCCTGGTCGGCAACAACAAGCTGGTGGTGCTGCAAGACGGCGTACGCATCGGTGCGCCGGCGGGGGAGCCGCTGGTACTGGCCGATAACTATCCCTTGTATGCGGTCGAGCGGGTTGAGGTGGCCATGGGACCGGGTTCGGCGCTCTATGGCGCCGATGCGGTCAGCGGAGTCGTGCAGATGTTTTCCCTCCGGGATGCGCCAGCGGTTTCGCTGGAAGCCGGCGATCAGGGCTTTCGGCGAACAGATGCCTACTTCAGCCATGAGGGCGATCTCCGACTGCGCTTGGGCGTACATCGCCAGATCGACGATCATGCCGATCTTGCCGCGAGCTATCCGGCCTTGTTCCGGCCAGGAGACCTGCTTGATTTTACCGGTAAGGTAGTGATTCCCGCCGACCGGCGGGCTGCTTTCCACGGCCGTACGGAAAGCGAGCAGGCCATTGCCGACGTAGCGTATGGCAATTGGCGGCTAGGCTGGATCCACCAAGGTTACCAGCACCCCACCGGCTCGGGCGACCTGCCGGAGATCGTGGATTACGGCGGCTTCGGGGCTTACCAGCTGGACCATCTCTACGGCGAGCGGCAGTGGTACAAGGACGGTGTCGCCGAGGGTAATCTGCGTCTGCAGTACAGCGACTATCGGATGGATACCGGCTCGGCCTTTATCAATCGCTTCAACGGCTTTACGCCCGGCTACAAATATGCCGCCAGCCAGCGATGGCGCATCGAAGGACAGTGGCTGTGGCAATTGGGCGAGCATCGCTTGATCCTGGGTGGCGATTGGTCACGGGTCAAAGCCATCCCCAAGACGCCGGATTTGACCAGGCGCTACGATCCCGGCCGGGCGACCGATCGGCAAGGTTTGTTCTATCCGGACACCGACAACAGCTTGCCTTTGCAGATTTTCGAGTTGTCCTACCGCGCCCATAGCCTATTTCTGCAGGACACGGTAGCGTTGACGCCCATGGTGGAGTTGAGCGGCGGCCTGCATTACGGGCACGACAGCAATTACGGCACCACCCTGACCCCGCGTCTGAATCTGAATTGGCAAGCCGCCGAGCGGTGGCGCGCGGGGCTGCTATTCGGCAAGGCGTTCCTGGCGCCGTCGCCGCATTTTTCCTACGAGCATTTCGGTTCCTTCACCGGCCAGCGCGACGCGCAAGACCGCTATATCGCCAACCTGATGTTCGTACCCAATCCGGCGCTCAAGCCCGAGCGTCTGGATAGCCTGGAACTCAATCTCAGTCATTACGGCGATCGCCAGGAGTGGCAATTCGCGCTTTATCACAATCGCCTGGATGGCTTGATCTTGCCCCAGCTCAGCCCGGTGCCTGTCAGTGATTTTGTGCCTGGCGGGGTAATTCGGGCCACTGGTCAGAATGCCAATGTCGGTGATGTCCGCGCCACTGGTCTTGATGTGTTCGGACGCTGGCGGCCCATGGAGCGCTTCGATCTTTGGCTGGCTTATGGTTACGCCGATGCCAGCCTGGATAGCGCCGGCATGACCAGCCATTTGCCCTATGTGGCGCGCCATAAGCTCAAAGCGGGCTTCAGCTGGCAGCTTGGCAGCAACTTGACGCTGTCCCCCACGCTGGAAGCATCGGGGCGTAGCTATCCTTTACCCCATGCGCGTGCGGACGGGGTGGATTCGGCGCCCGGCTATGGCCTGCTGCATTTGTTTGCCCGTTATCGGCTGAATTCACATGCCGAGCTGGAGCTGAGGGTTGAGAATGTCGCGGACCGTCGTTGGTTCAATGTGGGTAACAGTACCAACGCCGGCTTTGCGGCGACGCCGCAGGATGGTCGGCGTTTGGCGCTGGGGGGCGGTGGGTGTTTTAGCACCCTGCCGCCTTAAACCTCTTGCGAGCGGCAGAAATCGCGGCAAGTACTGCCTCCTCTGAAAAGTGGGGAGACGATTCGATTCCAGCAAATAGTTTCTTACGTTCTGGCAACATGGCAGGAACAGCACGTAAGCCGTGCTTCACCACCTCGTGCCATCCCTCGATTGCTGGGGTTTTGCTAGAGTTAAATTGGTCAAACTTATGTATTTTTGTCATATGACAAGTCACTCCCAATTCCGCTCGTGGCGTGAAGAATTTTATTTGCCAAGAATTTTATCGGCATTGCTCCATTCGAGTTGAAAGTAAAGAACAATGGCTTCGTGTCCACAAGCGCCCCTTTAACCAGATGGGGGGCAGACGCCGTAGGTTTGGAACCATGCATCGAGTTGATGGGGCATGGCTGTCACCTTCTTAAGGTAGATCCAGCCCGGTAAGAGCAAGTTCCACCCCAAGCGCTGCAATCACTTTTAATACGCTCTGCAACTGCACGGTCGGCTTGCCTGCTTCGAGATCAACAATAAAGCGCACACCGACACCAGCGGCGAGCGCCAGGTCGGGCTGGGTAAGTCCTAGCTGCTTGCGAGCCAGACGCAAGGCGGAACCAAGCTGGGCTGCGGATTGAATGGGCATCATGGGCTGAATAATTTACCGATCGGGAAGCCACGCTGAACGGTTGCCCATGTGCGCTTTTAAAATGGCAACGGCTCACTTGGGAAACCAAGTAAGCCGTTGATTTTTTTGGTGGGCCCGCACGGACTTGAACCGTGGACCAAAGGATTATGAGTCCTCTGCTCTAACCAACTGAGCTACAGGCCCTGATGATCCGTTCGAAACGTAGTGACAGTTTCGAGGAGCCGCATTGTGCTGATGGAAGGGAGGGGGCGTCAAGTGTGGCCGTGCGAAAAGGAACAATCTGATTGACGATATGCTCGCTAATGTGGCGAGTTCGCAAATTTTCAACAGCGTCGCGGTAACTCCGGCATCTAGCCGGCCTGTTAAAGTGAACGTTACTACACGAAGCGGTTAGCGCGACTGTCTGCGCTTTTTCAAAAGAACGGTTTAAAAAAGCTGATAACCTGAGCTTTGGGAAGAAGCTATGTGGCCAGCGGTTCAAGTTTTACATGAAGGAGGTATATTGGTTATGGATAGTTTTTATATGCGCTCTTCAGAAGCGCTCCCCTTTTATCCTGGGGTGATGTGGAAAGGTTATGCAGTCATTGTGGACAAGTCTGCTGGGAAGCCAGTTTTAGGACTGAATCATGGGTATAGTGGACATAAGGCGGATGAATTCGAGAAAGATATAAAAAAACTATTCCCTGTCATTAATTCGCTTGTGAAAATTAAAGGTGACAAGATCACTCGCTGGGAAATTGCCGCTCATTCGGAAAGTGAAGATTTAAAAAATGCGATAATATCTGCAATAAAGAGCATGGTGGAAAAAGCTGAGGAAGAAAAGGATGGCTTCTACGTGATTCGACGCGGGGGGGAGTCATTTGCAACAAAGCAACACGGTATTGATGCTTATGTGCATGGGTTTGACAAAAAAGTGCCTTCGCTATTTGAGTTGGCAAAGCGACAGGTAAAAGAACAAATGCATGAGGATAAATTTTATGCTGCCGAGGTCATCGAATCCATGCCTACTTATGTGCTGAGCCAGATGGGACCAATTGAAAAATTTGAAAATTCTGCCAATCGAGTTAAACTTGAGCGTATCTTGTCATTGCTGGGTAATCATAAATATATATTAGTTGGAAAAGGGAGGATTCATCAAGGGAAGGCGTATTCCGCTTCTGCGTATAACGTGCTGATGAAAATAAACGAACTGTTGGATGGTAAAATGATGATATCCAATCAAATACTTGATTCGATAAGGTGGGAAATAATCGATCAATTGGAAAGCAAAATCCAAAAAAAGGGATTCTTTGGTTTTGTGGCTGCTTGGCTAAGGCATGAGTCAACAGTAAATTTGTACAAGGAAATCGTAAGTATATTAACCGTAAATCTATGTGGCACGCCTTGTGCGAAGCTAGGGCGGGCTGATGGCGTGATAGGCATCAAGCCTGCAGAAGCCTTTATTGCCTACGTTGAATAAAAGAATAAGCGGATATCAAGGTGCTGGGGCCGCCGCTGGAGGTATGTCCCGATTTCCCTCGGCAATAGGACGAGCCAGCCTCCTCCGATGCTCGCCGCAGAATAGACGTCACCAGGGGGGCCGTGCTGCGGTAATTCGACTCTGCCCTATATTCCGCGACCTTGGACAGCGTCTCCGCCAATTCTTTTTTCTGGATGGAGGCCGCCATATAGCCATTAATTCCGACGATATCTCCATCAAGAAGAATCTCAAGGATATGAATAGCCTTCTCCGGATCTGAATTTTTTAGCGCCTTCAAGATGGCTAGTCTGGCTCTTGCATCCGCCATGGACTGTGTCTCCAAGGAGAACTCATGGAACTGGTGCATGACTGCAGAAATGCAAGCGTAGGCTTTAGAGCTGGGATTACGCCGATAAGGCAGGGTTTGTGAAGCTTTTTATTAAAATACATTTAAGTATTGACCATGTTAAGCCTTTGCGTAATTTCCATGGCTTAATTTCTATTTTAAATTCCTTTGCGCGGGGAGGGCTTGAGCCAGGTTCGGTTTCGTTAGGTAGCTGGCCCGTATAGATCCAGCCATTCATCTTCAAAAAAGCAAAGCTGTAAGGAACGGCATCGTTACTGCTCTCATATTGTTGCTTCACAATTTCCTTTATTAACGGTTTGCAGGATTCTTCAATTTCGTCTCCAAAGCACCGGCGTAATTTGTGTGATCCTTCATCGCAGAAGTATTGAAAATACCGAAACAGGAAGTAGAAGAATGCAATCCAAATGGCTGTAAACAGCACTGCGGGGTTTTGAAATTCGAAGTCAAAACCAACTGCGTTGTATTTTTTGAGGGCAGTAATTTCGCCAAATTTCATCATCCAAAGTAGGATGCTTGTAGTGATTAAATTTCGGCGCTGCCTTAATAAGCCTTCATTCATCATGGTCTACTTTTTAAGTGCTTCAGCTAAAATTTGAGGCGTTTGGATTGGTTTAGTATAGTGAATTTGCTTGAGATTTATGAAAAACTAGGTCGGGGTGTCATTCCCGGTGCTCTGCGGGATAAATCTAACTAGCTATGCGCGGAGTTTTTCCGACTGTCTTCTCTCAATCTGGGTTTCTGCGGCTGATTGTGGACCAGTTTCGTTTCTTCGACTTGGTGCGAGCGTAGTCTCAAGCTGTTGATCGACAATGACGGCACTCCGCTGACAAGCACTGCGCTGCGGTCGAAGTTCGACACTGCGCGCGAAAATGCGGGCAACCAAAAGTGGCAGCTGCGCGACTTGCGCGCGAAGGCGGGCACTGACAAGGACATGGCTGAAGGTATTCGCGCGTCACAGGATCTGCTGGGACACCGGACGGAAACGCGGACTGCCGACTATATCCGGCATCGAATCGGTAAGCGGACGACGCCGACGAAGTGAAATTTGCGGAGCAAGGCCATTTTTGCGGAGCAAAAAGAACGGGGCTTCCATCACTGGAAGCCCCGTCTTTACTGGTGGGCCCGCACGGACTTGAACCGTGGACCAAAGGATTATGAGTCCTCTGCTCTAACCAACTGAGCTACAGGCCCAAAACCGTTCAATTCTCTGCGGTCAGGCTGTCCAGGAAGCTCTTCAGCCGTTCCGAGCGAGTCGGGTGACGCAGTTTACGCAGCGCTTTGGCTTCGATCTGGCGGATACGTTCCCGCGTGACGTCGAATTGCTTGCCGACTTCTTCCAGCGTGTGGTCGGTGTTCATTTCGATACCAAAACGCATGCGCAGTACCTTGGCCTCGCGAGGGGTCAGGGTGTCGAGCACGTCGCGGGTGGCGTCGCGCAGGCTGGCATAGACGGCGGCATCGACCGGGGCCAGATTGTTCTGGTCCTCGATAAAGTCGCCCAGGTGCGAGTCGTCGTCGTCGCCGATCGGCGTCTCCATCGAAATCGGTTCCTTGGCGATCTTGAGGATCTTGCGAATCTTGTCCTCGGGCATGTCCATACGCTCGGCCAGCGTGGCCGGATCAGGCTCGAGACCACTCTCCTGCAGAATCTGGCGGGAGATGCGGTTCATCTTGTTGATCGTCTCGATCATGTGCACCGGGATACGGATGGTGCGTGCCTGGTCGGCGATCGAGCGCGTGATGGCCTGGCGAATCCACCAGGTGGCATAGGTCGAGAACTTGTAACCGCGGCGGTATTCGAACTTATCCACGGCCTTCATCAGGCCGATATTGCCTTCCTGGATCAGGTCGAGGAATTGCAGGCCGCGATTGGTGTATTTCTTGGCGATGGAGATCACCAGGCGCAGGTTGGCCTCGATCATTTCACGCTTGGCACGGCGGGCCTTGGCTTCGCCGGTGGACATCTGACGGTTGATTTCCTTCAGGTCCTTGATCGGCAGCATGGCGTTGGCCTGCAGCTCGGTCAGCTTGGACTGCCTTTCCATCACGGCATGCTGATAGCGCTCCAGGATGCCGGAATAGGATTTGCCCGAGTTGATCTCGTTCTTGACCCAGTCCAGATTGTCTTCGTTGCCGGGGAAGGTCTTGATGAAATGCTCGCGCGGCATCCGGACCTTCTGCACGCAGATGTCCATGATCTCGCGTTCGTGGCCGCGGATTTCGTCGACCATATTGCGCAGGCTGTCGCACAGGTTTTCCACCTGGCGGGCCGAGAAGCGGATTTTCAGGAACTCCGCGGCGACCAGCTCTTGCGCCTGGGTGTATTGCTTGCTGTGCGGACCATGCTTGGCCAGGGCCTTGAGCATCTTGTCGAACAGGTCGCGGATCACCACGAAGTGTTCGCGCGCCTTGTTCTTCAATTCTTCCAGGTTGGCGGCGGCGGCAGCGGCGGCGGCGCCTTCGCTGTCTTCCTCGTCATCGTCGGCACCATCCAGCGCGACATCTTCCTCGCTGTCCTCATCGCTCAGTTCCGGCGGCGCTGCGGCCGGTTCTTCAATGGCGTTGGGATCGATAAAGTCGTCCACCACCTCGTCGATGCGGATTTCATCGACCAGGGCCTTGTCCACCATGCCGATGATATGGCTGATGGTGGTGGGGCAGGCGGTGATCGCCTGGATCATGTGCTTGAGGCCGTCTTCGATGCGCTTGGCGATTTCGATTTCGCCTTCGCGGGTGAGCAGCTCAACCGTGCCCATCTCGCGCATATACATACGCACCGGGTCGGTGGTTCGGCCGAAGTCGGAGTCCACCGTGGACAAGGCGGCTTCGGCTTCTTCCGCGACATCGTCGTCGGCGACGGCGGCCGGGGCCGCGTCGGACATCAGCAACGACTCGGCGTCGGGCGCCTCGTCGTAGACTTGGATGCCCATATTGGTGATCATGCTGATAACGCCTTCGATCTGCTCGGCGTCCAACATGTCTTCAGGCAAATGGTCGTTGATCTCGGCGTAAGTCAGGTAACCCCGCTCTTTGCCGAGCACGATGAGGTTCTTGAAGCGCGCCTTGCGCACTTCATTGTCGATGCGAGGTTCCGCGTCGCGCTTATCTGACTTGTCGAGCTCTTGATCTGCCGCCATCTTGGGGTATCTCGAATTGGTACGGGGAAACCGCAAATTATACCACGGATAACACCGGAAGTAAGGTGATCCATGCCATTAACGCTCACCCGGTCTAAGGCGGGCGAGTCCTGTGCTGCAAAACGCAGTACCGCCCGATGGGCGTACTACGTTGATTTTAGTGGGCGGCGCATCGCTTTGCAGGGATTTTGTCCTGCGGCAGCCTGGCGCCTATTCACCTTTGCTCATATGACTTTGCTTGATCAGTCGCTTGTACTCCTCACGCTCGGCTTCGCTCAACGCGCTGAAACCACCGCTTCTTACCTTTTCATCCAGCTCGGCCTGCCGGCGCGTCGCCTTGGGCTTCTCTACCAGTGCCAGGTAGCGCTGCAGCGCGTGCTGCCATGCTTGCGCCAAAATGGCATCGTCACCTTCGCGGTAGTTCAGCCTGCTTTGGGTAAGTGCCCGGCCCAGCATGGCATGGCATGGATCGTCGCGCAGTGCTTCCAGTACGTGCGCTGTCGTGGGTGCTTGCGGCAGGTCGGCCACATAGTCGGCCAGCCGCGAAATGGCGCGTAGCGCCGGGCTTTGCGCGCCGCCCGGCAGCTCGTTCTGCGGCAGGTCCAGGGCATACTTGGGTGCGACTATCAGTAATTGCAATAGTTCGAAGCCCAAATCACCGGTATGGCGCGTCCCGTCCGGTGGTGGTGCGCCTTGTTCTTCACGGCCAAAGCCGCGCCATTTTCCACCGCCGGCACCGTCCTTGTTCCATTTCTTGCCGCTCCAGTCGTCGCGCTTGAATCCGCCGCGTCCTTCGGGCTTGCCTTGGGTGCGGCCAGGCTGGTTCGCGTATTGCGGCTGGGCTTGCGGCGTGCCGCCGAGCAACTGGGCAATTTCGACCCCGTCGAGTCCGGCCAGTTCCCCGAGTTTCTTGCGCAGCAGCACGCCCAGGGCCGGCGCCTTGATCTGCTCCACCAATGGCCTGGCCAGATGCAGTAGCTTGGCCTTGCCCTCGTCGCTGTCGAGATCGACCTGGCTGGCGAGTTCGCGGCACAGGAACGCCACCAGGCCCAGAGATTCGCGCTCGATCAAGGCTTCGAAGTTGTCCTTGCCGAATTCGCGGATATAACTGTCCGGGTCGTGTTCGGCCGGCAGGAACAGGAAGGACAGGATCTTGCCGTCGCTGGCCAGTGCCAGGCTGTTTTCCAGCGCGCGCCAGGCCGCCTTGCGGCCGGCTTTGTCGCCGTCGAAGCTGAAAACGACCTGGTCGGCCAGGCGGGTTAATTTCTTGACGTGTTCCGGGGTGCAGGCCGTGCCCAAGGTCGCGACCGCGTACTCGACACCTAGCTGAGCCAGTGCAACCACATCCATATATCCCTCGACCACCAGGACGCGATTGACCGCGCGGATGGATTGGCGGGCTTGCGGCAGGCCGTATAGCTCGAGGCCTTTCTGGAATAGCGGTGTTTCGGGCGAGTTCAGGTATTTCGGTTCGCCCTGGTCGATGATGCGGCCGCCGAAGCCGATGACCTGGCTCTTGCCGTCCATGATGGGGAAGACGATACGGTCGCGAAAACGATCATAGCGGCGGCCGGAGTCGGTGTGGTCGATGACCAGGCCGGCTTCGTTGAGTTGCGGGTTGGTGGCGTAGTCGCTAAAGCATTGGGCAAGCGGATG contains the following coding sequences:
- a CDS encoding TonB-dependent receptor plug domain-containing protein, with product MSRAIPISLCLAWAVTVRANEGVDLFDLDLKTLLDVSISTASRVAEPRRKVPGTVYILTRADIRARGYRHLGELLRDLPGVDRHQNSSGSFFNRFGLRGLVGNNKLVVLQDGVRIGAPAGEPLVLADNYPLYAVERVEVAMGPGSALYGADAVSGVVQMFSLRDAPAVSLEAGDQGFRRTDAYFSHEGDLRLRLGVHRQIDDHADLAASYPALFRPGDLLDFTGKVVIPADRRAAFHGRTESEQAIADVAYGNWRLGWIHQGYQHPTGSGDLPEIVDYGGFGAYQLDHLYGERQWYKDGVAEGNLRLQYSDYRMDTGSAFINRFNGFTPGYKYAASQRWRIEGQWLWQLGEHRLILGGDWSRVKAIPKTPDLTRRYDPGRATDRQGLFYPDTDNSLPLQIFELSYRAHSLFLQDTVALTPMVELSGGLHYGHDSNYGTTLTPRLNLNWQAAERWRAGLLFGKAFLAPSPHFSYEHFGSFTGQRDAQDRYIANLMFVPNPALKPERLDSLELNLSHYGDRQEWQFALYHNRLDGLILPQLSPVPVSDFVPGGVIRATGQNANVGDVRATGLDVFGRWRPMERFDLWLAYGYADASLDSAGMTSHLPYVARHKLKAGFSWQLGSNLTLSPTLEASGRSYPLPHARADGVDSAPGYGLLHLFARYRLNSHAELELRVENVADRRWFNVGNSTNAGFAATPQDGRRLALGGGGCFSTLPP
- a CDS encoding helix-turn-helix transcriptional regulator; the encoded protein is MMPIQSAAQLGSALRLARKQLGLTQPDLALAAGVGVRFIVDLEAGKPTVQLQSVLKVIAALGVELALTGLDLP
- a CDS encoding integrase, with product MIDNDGTPLTSTALRSKFDTARENAGNQKWQLRDLRAKAGTDKDMAEGIRASQDLLGHRTETRTADYIRHRIGKRTTPTK
- the rpoD gene encoding RNA polymerase sigma factor RpoD, which produces MAADQELDKSDKRDAEPRIDNEVRKARFKNLIVLGKERGYLTYAEINDHLPEDMLDAEQIEGVISMITNMGIQVYDEAPDAESLLMSDAAPAAVADDDVAEEAEAALSTVDSDFGRTTDPVRMYMREMGTVELLTREGEIEIAKRIEDGLKHMIQAITACPTTISHIIGMVDKALVDEIRIDEVVDDFIDPNAIEEPAAAPPELSDEDSEEDVALDGADDDEEDSEGAAAAAAAANLEELKNKAREHFVVIRDLFDKMLKALAKHGPHSKQYTQAQELVAAEFLKIRFSARQVENLCDSLRNMVDEIRGHEREIMDICVQKVRMPREHFIKTFPGNEDNLDWVKNEINSGKSYSGILERYQHAVMERQSKLTELQANAMLPIKDLKEINRQMSTGEAKARRAKREMIEANLRLVISIAKKYTNRGLQFLDLIQEGNIGLMKAVDKFEYRRGYKFSTYATWWIRQAITRSIADQARTIRIPVHMIETINKMNRISRQILQESGLEPDPATLAERMDMPEDKIRKILKIAKEPISMETPIGDDDDSHLGDFIEDQNNLAPVDAAVYASLRDATRDVLDTLTPREAKVLRMRFGIEMNTDHTLEEVGKQFDVTRERIRQIEAKALRKLRHPTRSERLKSFLDSLTAEN
- the dnaG gene encoding DNA primase, with amino-acid sequence MARIPEDFVQDLLNRLDIVDVVERYLPLKKAGQNYSACCPFHKEKSPSFTVSQTKQFYHCFGCGVHGSAIGFVMEHEGLGFPDAVEKLAESVGMQVPRSEGHASEAPRRVQQTGLVDLNTRAMHFYREQLKHNERAVDYLKRRGLSGQVAARFGLGYAPDNWHPLAQCFSDYATNPQLNEAGLVIDHTDSGRRYDRFRDRIVFPIMDGKSQVIGFGGRIIDQGEPKYLNSPETPLFQKGLELYGLPQARQSIRAVNRVLVVEGYMDVVALAQLGVEYAVATLGTACTPEHVKKLTRLADQVVFSFDGDKAGRKAAWRALENSLALASDGKILSFLFLPAEHDPDSYIREFGKDNFEALIERESLGLVAFLCRELASQVDLDSDEGKAKLLHLARPLVEQIKAPALGVLLRKKLGELAGLDGVEIAQLLGGTPQAQPQYANQPGRTQGKPEGRGGFKRDDWSGKKWNKDGAGGGKWRGFGREEQGAPPPDGTRHTGDLGFELLQLLIVAPKYALDLPQNELPGGAQSPALRAISRLADYVADLPQAPTTAHVLEALRDDPCHAMLGRALTQSRLNYREGDDAILAQAWQHALQRYLALVEKPKATRRQAELDEKVRSGGFSALSEAEREEYKRLIKQSHMSKGE